A region of Drosophila suzukii chromosome 2L, CBGP_Dsuzu_IsoJpt1.0, whole genome shotgun sequence DNA encodes the following proteins:
- the LOC139352198 gene encoding serine protease 1-like, with translation MKVFLAILALAVASAAAFDEKVFVKDLPKATKMEGRITNGYAAPEGKAPYTVGLGFSGGWWCGGSIIGNTWVLTAEHCIGDAASVIVYFGATWRTNAQYTHTVGNGDFIKHSNADIALIRIPHVDFWHMVNKVELPSYNDRYNNYNEWWAVACGWGGTYDGSPLPDWLQCVDLQIVHNDECNWTYGSVGDNTICTRTVDGKSICGGDSGGPLVTHDGNKLVGVSNFVSSNGCQSGAPAGFQRVTYHLDWIRDHTGISY, from the coding sequence ATGAAGGTGTTCCTAGCTATCCTGGCTTTAGCCGTGGCTTCGGCCGCCGCCTTCGACGAGAAGGTCTTCGTGAAGGACCTGCCCAAGGCCACCAAGATGGAGGGCCGTATCACCAACGGCTACGCCGCCCCCGAGGGCAAGGCTCCCTACACCGTGGGTCTTGGCTTCAGCGGAGGCTGGTGGTGCGGTGGCTCGATCATCGGCAACACCTGGGTCCTGACCGCCGAGCACTGCATCGGAGACGCCGCCTCCGTGATTGTCTACTTCGGAGCCACCTGGCGCACCAACGCCCAGTACACCCACACCGTCGGCAACGGCGACTTCATCAAGCATTCCAACGCCGACATTGCTCTGATCCGCATCCCCCACGTGGACTTCTGGCACATGGTCAACAAGGTTGAGCTGCCCAGCTACAACGATCGCTACAACAACTACAACGAGTGGTGGGCCGTGGCCTGCGGATGGGGAGGCACCTACGACGGCAGCCCTCTGCCCGACTGGCTGCAGTGCGTCGACCTCCAGATTGTCCACAACGACGAGTGCAACTGGACCTATGGCAGCGTGGGCGACAACACCATCTGCACCCGCACCGTCGACGGCAAGTCCATCTGCGGAGGAGACTCCGGCGGTCCCCTGGTCACACACGACGGTAACAAGCTGGTGGGAGTCAGCAACTTCGTCTCCTCCAACGGCTGCCAGTCGGGTGCTCCCGCTGGATTCCAGCGCGTCACCTACCACTTGGACTGGATCCGCGACCACACTGGTATCTCCTACTAA